One window from the genome of Calliopsis andreniformis isolate RMS-2024a chromosome 12, iyCalAndr_principal, whole genome shotgun sequence encodes:
- the LOC143185950 gene encoding zinc finger MYM-type protein 6-like, with protein sequence MGIVGNNIRTKGGDKKKLNLSRKHDSNYLKFEFIQEPDSELDPRPLCVVCFDSLSNDAMKPSKLGRHLQSKHLDLAKKSLEYFQKMRENAQKQVIALTKMTVKHKFLLKASYLIALRIAKNKKPYTIGEKLIKPCMLQICEEVLEKQAVQKLKAISMPANTVRRRIEDMVEILKIKL encoded by the exons ATGG GCATCGTTGGGAATAACATTCGAACTAAAGGCGGAGATAAGAAAAAACTCAATCTATCAAGAAAACATGattcaaactacttgaaatttgaatttattcAAGAACCTGATAGTGAGCTGGATCCACGGCCGCTTTGTGTTGTGTGTTTTGATAGTTTATCCAATGATGCCATGAAACCTTCGAAACTTGGAAGACACTTGCAATCAAAACACCTGGATTTAGCTAAGAAATCacttgaatattttcaaaaaatgcgTGAAAATGCGCAAAAGCAAGTAATTGCTTTAACAAAAATGACTGTTAAACATAAGTTCTTATTAAAGGCTTCTTATCTGATAGCACTTCGGATAGCGAAAAATAAAAAGCCGTATACcattggagaaaaattaattaagCCTTGTATGTTACAAATCTGTGAAGAGGTTTTGGAAAAGCAAGCTGTTCAGAAACTGAAAGCAATTTCAATGCCCGCTAACACTGTCAGGCGTAGAATTGAAGACAtggttgaaatattgaaaatcaAGTTATAA